One window of Ralstonia pickettii DTP0602 genomic DNA carries:
- a CDS encoding dihydrolipoamide acetyltransferase (K00627: DLAT, aceF, pdhC; pyruvate dehydrogenase E2 component (dihydrolipoamide acetyltransferase) [EC:2.3.1.12]), translating into MSQAIEIKVPDIGDYDAVPVIEVHVKPGDSIDAEDALVTLESDKATMDVPSPQAGVVQDVRIKVGDNVSEGSVLVMLQPAGQGAAAAPARAPAAAAPAPAPAAAAPAPAPAAAAPAAAPAGGGGTIEVKVPDIGDYDAVPVIEVHVKPGDTISAEDAVVTLESDKATMDVPSPQGGVVKEVKVKVGDNVSEGTLLLILEGAAAAGAPAAAAAAPAPAAASAPAPAPAVAAAPAPAAAPVAAPAQAGVTGKAAHASPSVRKFARELGVDVSRVPGTGPKGRITQEDVQQYVKGVMSGQAAAPAQAAAAGGGGGELGLLPWPKVDFTRFGEVESKALSRIKKISGANLHRNWVMIPHVTNHDEADITDLEAFRVQLNKENEKAGIKVTMLAFMIKATVAALKKFPNFNASLDGDNLVLKKYFNIGFAADTPNGLVVPVIKDADKKGVFEISQEMGELAKLARDGKLKPDQMQGGCFSISSLGGIGGTYFTPIINAPEVAIMGVCKSFQKPVWDGKQFTPRLTLPLSLSWDHRVIDGAEAARFNTYFAQLLADFRRILL; encoded by the coding sequence ATGAGTCAAGCGATTGAAATCAAGGTGCCGGATATCGGCGACTATGACGCCGTTCCCGTCATTGAAGTGCATGTGAAGCCCGGCGACAGCATCGACGCGGAAGACGCGCTGGTGACGCTGGAGTCGGACAAGGCCACCATGGACGTGCCCTCGCCGCAGGCTGGCGTGGTCCAGGACGTCCGCATCAAGGTGGGCGACAACGTATCCGAAGGCTCGGTGCTGGTGATGCTGCAGCCGGCCGGGCAGGGCGCCGCGGCGGCTCCCGCTCGGGCCCCGGCCGCCGCAGCGCCGGCTCCGGCGCCTGCCGCCGCAGCCCCCGCACCGGCTCCCGCTGCTGCCGCTCCGGCCGCGGCGCCCGCCGGCGGTGGCGGCACCATCGAAGTGAAGGTGCCCGATATCGGCGACTACGACGCCGTGCCGGTCATCGAAGTCCACGTCAAGCCGGGCGACACCATCAGCGCAGAAGACGCGGTGGTCACGCTGGAATCCGACAAGGCCACCATGGACGTGCCCTCGCCGCAGGGCGGCGTGGTCAAGGAAGTCAAGGTCAAGGTCGGCGACAACGTGTCCGAAGGCACGCTGCTGCTGATCCTGGAAGGCGCCGCCGCGGCTGGCGCTCCGGCTGCGGCCGCCGCCGCACCCGCCCCTGCGGCCGCCAGCGCGCCCGCACCGGCTCCGGCTGTTGCAGCTGCCCCGGCGCCCGCCGCAGCCCCGGTTGCCGCGCCGGCACAGGCTGGCGTCACCGGCAAGGCTGCACACGCCAGCCCTTCGGTGCGCAAGTTCGCGCGCGAACTGGGCGTCGACGTGTCGCGCGTGCCGGGCACCGGCCCCAAGGGCCGCATCACCCAGGAAGACGTGCAGCAGTACGTCAAGGGCGTGATGTCCGGCCAGGCGGCCGCGCCGGCCCAGGCTGCCGCGGCTGGCGGCGGTGGTGGCGAGCTTGGCCTGCTGCCGTGGCCGAAGGTCGATTTCACCCGTTTCGGCGAAGTGGAAAGCAAGGCCCTGTCGCGCATCAAGAAGATCTCGGGTGCCAACCTGCACCGCAACTGGGTCATGATCCCGCACGTCACCAACCATGACGAAGCGGACATCACCGACCTGGAAGCCTTCCGCGTCCAGCTGAACAAGGAAAACGAGAAGGCCGGCATCAAGGTGACGATGCTCGCGTTCATGATCAAGGCAACGGTTGCGGCGCTGAAGAAGTTCCCGAACTTCAATGCCTCGCTGGACGGCGACAACCTGGTGCTGAAGAAGTACTTCAACATCGGCTTCGCCGCCGACACCCCGAACGGCCTGGTCGTGCCGGTGATCAAGGACGCCGACAAGAAGGGCGTGTTCGAGATCAGCCAGGAAATGGGCGAGCTGGCCAAGCTGGCGCGCGACGGCAAGCTCAAGCCCGACCAGATGCAGGGCGGCTGCTTCTCGATCTCGTCGCTGGGCGGCATTGGCGGCACGTATTTCACGCCGATCATCAATGCGCCGGAAGTGGCGATCATGGGCGTGTGCAAGTCGTTCCAGAAACCCGTGTGGGACGGCAAGCAGTTCACGCCGCGCCTGACGCTGCCGCTGTCGCTGTCGTGGGACCACCGCGTCATCGACGGGGCCGAAGCGGCGCGCTTCAACACGTACTTCGCGCAACTGCTGGCGGACTTCCGCCGTATCCTGCTCTAA
- a CDS encoding MFS transporter (K01419: hslV, clpQ; ATP-dependent HslUV protease, peptidase subunit HslV [EC:3.4.25.2]) → MTTCVVVRKGAEVAIAADALVTFGDTRLSRAYERNQKVFPVGDGFIALAGTTAHFPVMRTLLAGLGEECRLGSRDDVFRTFLKVHDKLKSDYFVNTKEDDDDPYESSQIVCLIANPAGIFGVYSYREVFSFDRFWGIGSGRNYALGAMHAVYDRPDLDAGEIARIGVDAGVEFDKSSAGPIEVHTVRLHEGGTAAVAAEDAAETAPEDEAVAGHAAEDNPATNNDGAP, encoded by the coding sequence ATGACTACCTGTGTTGTCGTAAGGAAGGGCGCCGAGGTGGCGATCGCGGCGGACGCGCTGGTCACCTTCGGCGATACGCGCCTGTCACGCGCCTACGAGCGCAACCAGAAGGTATTCCCGGTGGGCGACGGCTTTATCGCGCTGGCCGGGACCACCGCGCACTTTCCGGTCATGCGCACGCTGCTGGCAGGCCTGGGTGAGGAGTGCCGGCTGGGCTCGCGCGACGACGTGTTCCGCACCTTCCTGAAGGTGCACGACAAGCTGAAGTCGGATTACTTCGTCAACACCAAGGAAGACGATGACGATCCCTACGAGTCGTCGCAGATCGTCTGCCTGATCGCCAATCCGGCCGGCATCTTCGGCGTCTACTCGTACCGCGAGGTGTTTTCGTTCGACCGCTTCTGGGGCATCGGCTCGGGCCGCAACTACGCGCTGGGCGCGATGCATGCGGTGTATGACCGGCCGGACCTGGATGCGGGCGAGATCGCGCGCATCGGTGTCGATGCGGGCGTGGAGTTCGACAAGAGTTCGGCCGGGCCGATCGAGGTCCATACCGTGCGGCTGCACGAGGGCGGCACCGCGGCAGTAGCAGCCGAGGATGCGGCAGAGACGGCGCCGGAAGACGAGGCGGTGGCAGGCCACGCGGCAGAAGACAACCCGGCAACCAACAACGACGGCGCGCCCTGA
- a CDS encoding dihydrolipoamide dehydrogenase (K00382: DLD, lpd, pdhD; dihydrolipoamide dehydrogenase [EC:1.8.1.4]) produces the protein MSVIEVKVPDIGDFDAVEVIEVLVKAGDTVEMEQSLIVLESDKASMDVPSSATGKVVEVKVKVGDKVGQGAVICTVEAQQAAAAPAPAQAPAPAQAPAPAAAAPAPAPAAASHSGGADIQCEMLVLGAGPGGYSAAFRAADLGMNTVLVERYSTLGGVCLNVGCIPSKALLHNAAVIDEAKALAAHGILFGEAKIDLDGLRHYKNQVVGKLTGGLAGMAKARKVQVVRGIGNFLDSHHLEVELTEGEGKRATGKKTVIRFEKAIIAAGSQAVKLPFIPEDPRIVDSTGALELPEVPNKMLVIGGGIIGLEMATVYSTLGAEIDVVEMLDGLMTGADRDLVKVWEKKNKDRFGKVMLKTKTVGVEAKPDGIYVRFEGEQAPAEPLRYDLVLVSVGRAPNGKRISAEKAGVAVTDRGFINVDKQMRTNVPHIFAIGDIVGQPMLAHKAVHEAHVAAEVAHGEKAYFDAKQIPSVAFTDPEVAWAGLTEDECKAQGIKYSKSVFPWAASGRAIANGRDEGFTKLIFDEETHRVIGGGIVGMHAGDLISEVCLAVEMGADAVDIGKTIHPHPTLGESIGMAAEIYEGTCTDVPPPRKR, from the coding sequence ATGAGTGTGATCGAAGTCAAGGTGCCGGATATCGGCGATTTCGACGCGGTGGAAGTGATCGAGGTACTGGTCAAGGCCGGCGATACGGTCGAGATGGAACAGTCCCTGATCGTGCTGGAGTCCGACAAGGCGAGCATGGACGTGCCGTCGTCGGCCACCGGCAAGGTGGTGGAGGTCAAGGTCAAGGTGGGCGACAAGGTCGGCCAGGGCGCGGTGATCTGCACCGTCGAAGCCCAGCAGGCCGCCGCCGCTCCTGCGCCCGCGCAAGCGCCGGCCCCGGCGCAGGCCCCCGCGCCGGCTGCGGCCGCGCCGGCTCCGGCACCCGCGGCAGCCAGCCACAGCGGCGGCGCCGACATCCAGTGCGAGATGCTGGTGCTGGGCGCCGGTCCCGGCGGCTACTCGGCCGCCTTCCGCGCCGCCGACCTGGGCATGAATACCGTCCTGGTGGAGCGCTACAGCACGCTCGGCGGTGTCTGCCTGAACGTCGGCTGCATCCCGTCCAAGGCACTGCTGCACAACGCCGCGGTGATCGACGAAGCCAAGGCGCTGGCCGCCCACGGCATCCTGTTCGGCGAAGCCAAGATCGACCTGGACGGCCTGCGCCACTACAAGAACCAGGTGGTCGGCAAGCTGACCGGTGGTTTGGCCGGCATGGCCAAGGCACGCAAGGTGCAGGTGGTGCGCGGCATCGGCAACTTCCTCGACTCGCATCACCTCGAGGTCGAGCTGACCGAGGGCGAGGGCAAGCGGGCCACTGGCAAGAAGACCGTGATCCGTTTCGAGAAGGCCATCATCGCCGCCGGCAGCCAGGCGGTGAAGCTGCCCTTTATCCCGGAAGACCCGCGCATCGTCGACTCGACCGGCGCGCTGGAACTGCCCGAGGTTCCCAACAAGATGCTGGTCATCGGCGGCGGCATTATCGGCCTGGAAATGGCCACGGTGTACAGCACGCTCGGTGCGGAAATCGATGTCGTGGAAATGCTCGATGGCCTGATGACCGGCGCTGACCGCGACCTGGTCAAGGTCTGGGAAAAGAAGAACAAGGACCGCTTCGGCAAGGTCATGTTGAAGACCAAGACGGTCGGCGTGGAAGCGAAGCCGGACGGCATCTACGTCAGGTTTGAAGGCGAGCAGGCCCCGGCTGAGCCGCTGCGCTACGACCTGGTGCTGGTGTCGGTGGGTCGCGCGCCCAATGGCAAGCGCATCAGCGCCGAGAAGGCCGGCGTGGCCGTGACCGACCGCGGCTTCATCAACGTCGACAAGCAGATGCGCACCAACGTGCCGCATATCTTCGCGATCGGCGATATCGTCGGCCAGCCGATGCTGGCGCACAAGGCGGTGCATGAAGCCCACGTTGCCGCCGAGGTGGCACATGGCGAGAAGGCCTACTTCGATGCCAAGCAGATCCCGTCGGTGGCCTTCACCGATCCGGAAGTGGCCTGGGCCGGCCTGACCGAGGACGAGTGCAAGGCGCAGGGCATCAAGTACAGCAAGAGCGTGTTCCCCTGGGCCGCTTCGGGCCGCGCCATCGCCAACGGTCGGGACGAAGGCTTTACCAAGCTGATCTTCGACGAGGAAACCCATCGCGTGATCGGCGGCGGTATTGTCGGCATGCATGCGGGCGACCTGATCAGCGAAGTCTGCCTGGCGGTTGAGATGGGCGCGGATGCGGTGGATATTGGCAAGACCATCCATCCGCACCCGACGCTGGGCGAGTCGATTGGCATGGCGGCTGAGATTTACGAAGGTACGTGTACTGACGTGCCGCCGCCGCGGAAGCGTTGA
- a CDS encoding granule protein PhaP produces the protein MILTPEQVAAAQKANLETLFGLTTKAFEGVEKLVELNLQVVKTSFAENVDNAKKALSAKDAQELLAIQAAAVQPVAEKTLAYTRHLYEIASETQSEFAKVAEAQLAEGSKNVQALVENFAKNAPAGSESTVAIVKSAISAANNAYESVQKATKQAVEIAETNFQAAASAATKAAQQASATARTATAPVKKTTAA, from the coding sequence ATGATCCTTACCCCGGAACAAGTCGCGGCAGCGCAAAAGGCTAACCTCGAAACGCTGTTCGGCCTGACGACCAAGGCGTTCGAAGGCGTCGAAAAGCTCGTCGAGCTGAACCTGCAGGTCGTCAAGACCTCGTTCGCTGAGAACGTCGACAACGCCAAGAAGGCCCTGTCGGCCAAGGACGCACAAGAACTGCTGGCCATCCAGGCCGCAGCCGTGCAGCCGGTCGCCGAAAAGACCCTGGCCTACACCCGTCACCTGTACGAAATCGCTTCGGAAACCCAGAGCGAATTCGCCAAGGTGGCCGAGGCCCAACTGGCCGAAGGCTCGAAGAACGTCCAGGCTCTGGTCGAAAACTTCGCCAAGAACGCCCCGGCCGGTTCGGAATCGACCGTGGCCATCGTGAAGTCGGCGATCTCCGCCGCCAACAACGCCTACGAGTCGGTGCAGAAGGCGACCAAGCAAGCGGTCGAAATCGCTGAAACCAACTTCCAGGCTGCTGCTTCGGCTGCCACGAAGGCTGCCCAGCAAGCCAGCGCCACGGCCCGTACGGCCACGGCTCCGGTGAAGAAGACCACTGCTGCCTGA
- a CDS encoding hypothetical protein (K07492: K07492; putative transposase) has protein sequence MPLARPKKGDQALGRSRGGLSTKIHALVDGLGMLARFRLTGGQAGDSPEALPLLGSLCPGSVAADKAYDTDALIEHLHKFDVQAVIPSRANRLVQRPLEKHLYRSRNLVERFFARIKQFRRIATRYDKLSERFASFVALASALIWLV, from the coding sequence ATGCCGCTGGCGCGCCCAAAAAAAGGTGACCAGGCGCTCGGGCGATCGCGCGGTGGCCTGAGCACGAAGATTCATGCACTGGTTGACGGACTGGGCATGTTGGCGAGATTTCGCTTGACCGGCGGACAGGCGGGCGACAGCCCCGAGGCGTTGCCTTTGCTGGGCAGTTTGTGCCCGGGCAGTGTTGCCGCCGACAAGGCCTACGATACCGATGCGCTCATCGAGCATCTGCACAAGTTCGATGTCCAGGCTGTCATCCCGAGTCGGGCGAACCGGCTTGTACAACGTCCATTGGAAAAGCATCTCTATCGGTCCCGCAATCTGGTCGAGCGCTTCTTCGCCCGCATCAAACAGTTTCGACGCATCGCCACGCGATACGACAAGCTCTCCGAGCGCTTTGCTTCCTTCGTTGCCCTGGCCTCCGCGCTCATCTGGCTCGTCTAA
- a CDS encoding hypothetical protein (K07492: K07492; putative transposase) — MARRLLRDDQYERIALLLPGKAGDRGRTAADNREFVEAVLWIARTGSPWRDLPEEFGNWNSVYQRFARWSRAEVWHKVFATLAGDADFEEVFIDSTIVRAHQHAAGAPKKR; from the coding sequence ATGGCAAGAAGGCTGTTGCGAGACGACCAGTACGAGCGCATCGCGCTGCTGCTACCCGGTAAGGCCGGGGATCGGGGACGAACCGCCGCCGACAATCGGGAGTTCGTGGAGGCCGTACTGTGGATTGCCCGTACCGGCAGCCCGTGGCGAGACCTGCCGGAAGAATTTGGCAACTGGAACAGTGTGTACCAGCGATTCGCTCGGTGGTCGCGTGCCGAGGTATGGCATAAAGTATTTGCAACGCTGGCAGGTGACGCGGATTTCGAGGAAGTCTTCATCGACAGCACCATTGTGCGCGCCCATCAGCATGCCGCTGGCGCGCCCAAAAAAAGGTGA
- a CDS encoding deacetylase, giving the protein MHCTIKFCLNARRCDAGAIGGASRRGCGRGATIAACLRPHGRPPPRYREDVNRTAQATPMLAFYADHFVLPLPPGHRFPMRKYSMLRDMVSAQVPGLRLAEAPRAGDDALLLAHTPEYVQAASAGTLDAARQREIGFPWSEAMVERSRRSAGATIAACRAALREGIAVNLAGGTHHAYADKGGGFCVFNDAAIAARVLQRDGDSRRVAVVDLDVHQGNGTASILQGDPSVFTLSLHGEKNYPFRKEASDLDVGLPDGCDDDTYAQALQAALDTLFSRFDPDLLIYLAGADPHEGDRLGRLKLTMAGLAQRDRLVFDAAFARRLPVAVAMAGGYGNQIEDTVAVHAQTVRLAAQYHARHAQTQLAVAS; this is encoded by the coding sequence GTGCATTGCACAATAAAGTTCTGCTTAAATGCCCGCCGGTGTGACGCCGGCGCCATCGGAGGTGCCTCCCGGCGAGGGTGCGGCCGGGGTGCTACCATCGCGGCTTGCCTTCGCCCGCACGGCCGGCCGCCGCCGCGATACCGAGAAGACGTGAACAGAACCGCCCAGGCCACACCCATGCTTGCCTTCTACGCCGACCACTTTGTGCTGCCATTGCCACCCGGGCACCGCTTCCCCATGCGCAAGTACAGCATGCTACGCGACATGGTGTCGGCCCAGGTGCCCGGATTGCGCCTGGCGGAGGCGCCGCGCGCGGGCGATGACGCCCTGCTGCTGGCACATACGCCAGAGTATGTGCAGGCGGCTTCGGCAGGCACGCTCGACGCGGCGCGCCAGCGCGAGATCGGCTTTCCGTGGTCCGAGGCGATGGTGGAGCGCTCGCGGCGTTCCGCAGGCGCCACCATCGCGGCCTGCCGGGCAGCGCTGCGCGAAGGCATCGCGGTGAACCTGGCAGGCGGCACCCACCACGCCTATGCCGACAAGGGCGGCGGCTTCTGCGTGTTCAACGACGCCGCCATCGCCGCGCGCGTACTGCAGCGCGATGGCGACTCGCGCCGCGTGGCGGTGGTCGACCTGGACGTGCACCAGGGCAACGGCACCGCGTCGATCCTGCAAGGCGATCCGTCGGTATTCACGCTGTCGCTGCACGGCGAGAAGAACTACCCGTTCCGCAAGGAGGCCAGCGACCTGGACGTCGGCCTGCCGGACGGTTGCGACGACGACACCTACGCGCAAGCGCTGCAGGCAGCGCTCGACACGCTGTTCAGCCGTTTCGATCCCGACCTGTTGATCTACCTGGCCGGCGCCGACCCGCATGAAGGCGATCGCCTCGGACGGCTCAAGCTGACCATGGCCGGCCTGGCACAGCGCGATCGCCTGGTGTTCGATGCTGCCTTCGCGCGCCGGCTGCCGGTCGCGGTGGCGATGGCGGGTGGCTACGGCAACCAGATCGAGGACACCGTCGCCGTGCACGCGCAGACCGTGCGTCTGGCCGCGCAGTATCACGCCCGCCACGCCCAAACGCAGCTGGCGGTGGCGTCATGA
- a CDS encoding peptide ABC transporter ATP-binding protein, which yields MSGVAEQGRKASAGPRATLWLAAMPWLFVLIWGTGFIVAKYGMPYAEPMTFLFLRFAGVLVLMVPFVLLARVPLPQLQNPPAAASATPARRTDWRMVGHIGVAGLLLQAGYLGGVWAAIKLGMSAGVSALLVGMQPILTALIARRMGERIGARQWLGLLLGIAGVALVVANKLGTSGLTPASLALAGGALLSITVGTVYQKHFCPVFDLRMGSVIQFAAAALACLPFMFLFETREVQWTAAMFGALAWSVVALSIGAISLLFLLIRQGAATKVSSLMYLTPPTTAVMAWLLFGERFPPLAAAGMVLAALGVALVIRR from the coding sequence ATGAGCGGCGTGGCGGAGCAAGGACGTAAGGCGTCGGCAGGCCCCCGCGCCACGCTGTGGCTGGCGGCGATGCCGTGGCTGTTCGTGCTGATCTGGGGCACCGGCTTTATCGTCGCCAAGTACGGCATGCCCTATGCCGAGCCGATGACTTTCCTGTTCCTGCGCTTTGCCGGCGTGCTGGTGCTGATGGTGCCGTTCGTGCTGCTGGCACGCGTGCCGCTGCCGCAGTTGCAGAATCCGCCAGCGGCGGCATCGGCAACCCCGGCGCGGCGGACTGACTGGCGCATGGTCGGCCATATCGGCGTGGCCGGCCTGCTGCTCCAGGCGGGCTACCTGGGCGGCGTTTGGGCGGCCATCAAGCTCGGCATGTCGGCCGGGGTGTCGGCGCTGCTGGTCGGCATGCAGCCGATCCTGACCGCCCTGATCGCTAGGCGCATGGGCGAACGCATCGGCGCGCGCCAGTGGCTGGGCCTGCTGCTGGGAATTGCCGGCGTGGCGCTGGTGGTGGCCAACAAGCTCGGTACCAGCGGGCTGACGCCGGCGAGCCTGGCGCTGGCGGGCGGCGCCCTGCTCAGCATCACCGTGGGCACCGTCTACCAGAAGCATTTCTGCCCGGTGTTCGACCTGCGCATGGGCTCGGTGATCCAGTTCGCCGCAGCCGCGCTGGCGTGCCTGCCGTTCATGTTCCTGTTCGAGACCCGCGAGGTTCAGTGGACTGCCGCCATGTTCGGCGCACTGGCCTGGTCGGTGGTGGCGCTGTCGATCGGCGCGATCTCGCTGCTGTTCCTGCTGATCCGGCAGGGCGCGGCCACCAAGGTGTCGAGCCTGATGTACCTGACGCCGCCCACCACCGCGGTGATGGCCTGGCTGCTGTTCGGCGAGCGCTTCCCGCCGCTGGCCGCTGCCGGCATGGTGCTGGCGGCGCTTGGCGTCGCGCTGGTCATCCGCCGCTAG
- a CDS encoding thioesterase (K07107: ybgC; acyl-CoA thioester hydrolase [EC:3.1.2.-]), whose protein sequence is MKPQAESRSAYPYFQPITTRWMDNDVYGHVNNVVYYSYFDTVVNSYLIRQGVLDIEAGSTIGLVIETQCNYFSSLSFPETVVAGLRVARLGTSSVRYEVGLFSGDNELAAAQGHFIHVYVDRATRRPVPLPAPLREALLPLAVAGAQR, encoded by the coding sequence ATGAAACCGCAAGCCGAGTCGCGCAGTGCCTATCCGTACTTCCAGCCGATCACGACGCGTTGGATGGATAACGATGTCTATGGCCACGTTAACAACGTTGTCTACTACAGTTACTTTGACACCGTGGTGAATTCCTACCTGATCCGGCAGGGCGTGCTCGACATCGAAGCGGGCAGCACCATCGGGCTGGTGATCGAGACGCAGTGCAACTACTTCTCGTCGCTCAGCTTCCCGGAGACCGTGGTAGCGGGCCTGCGCGTGGCCAGGCTGGGTACGTCCAGCGTGCGCTATGAGGTAGGCCTCTTCAGCGGCGACAACGAGCTTGCCGCCGCGCAAGGGCATTTCATCCACGTCTATGTCGATCGCGCCACGCGCCGCCCGGTACCGCTGCCGGCGCCGCTGCGCGAGGCGCTGCTGCCGCTGGCGGTGGCCGGCGCACAGCGGTGA
- a CDS encoding P-nitrobenzoate reductase NfnB has product MSLERQFGSQDAVDCVDRAILTRRSVRAFLDTPVPRETVEEILAVASRAPSGTNTQPWRVYVLSGEAKVKLCADVLAAYEDPERDSKYMQEYPYYPLEWADPYLARRRKVGWDLYGLLEISREDKVRMHEQHARNFRFFDAPVGMIFTIDRIMEQGSWLDYGMFLQSIMVAARARGLDTCPQAAFTQFHKIIASHLRLPPEEMVVCGMSLGFADPEALENRLTTEREPVSGFARFLS; this is encoded by the coding sequence ATGTCCCTCGAGAGGCAATTCGGTTCGCAGGATGCCGTGGACTGCGTGGATCGCGCGATCCTCACGCGGCGTTCGGTGCGGGCCTTTCTCGATACGCCCGTGCCGCGCGAGACCGTGGAAGAAATCCTGGCCGTGGCCAGCCGTGCGCCGTCGGGCACCAACACGCAGCCGTGGCGCGTCTACGTGCTGTCGGGCGAGGCCAAGGTCAAGCTGTGCGCCGACGTGCTGGCTGCCTATGAGGACCCCGAGCGCGACAGCAAGTACATGCAGGAGTATCCGTACTACCCGCTCGAGTGGGCCGATCCCTACCTGGCGCGGCGGCGCAAGGTGGGCTGGGACCTGTATGGCCTGCTGGAGATCAGCCGCGAGGACAAGGTGCGCATGCACGAGCAGCACGCGCGCAACTTCCGTTTTTTCGATGCGCCGGTGGGGATGATCTTCACCATCGACCGCATCATGGAGCAGGGCAGCTGGCTGGACTACGGCATGTTCCTGCAAAGCATCATGGTCGCCGCCAGGGCGCGCGGGCTCGATACCTGCCCGCAGGCGGCGTTTACGCAGTTCCACAAGATCATTGCCAGCCACTTGCGACTGCCACCGGAAGAGATGGTGGTATGCGGCATGTCGCTGGGTTTTGCGGATCCGGAAGCGCTCGAGAACCGGCTGACCACTGAACGCGAACCGGTCAGCGGATTTGCGCGTTTCCTCTCATAG
- a CDS encoding D-alanyl-D-alanine carboxypeptidase (K07262: pbpG; D-alanyl-D-alanine endopeptidase (penicillin-binding protein 7) [EC:3.4.21.-]), with translation MFRSDSIFSRFFGSTPLSAVAAAVLVSVSMVAAPVAEAATKSASTQKTSKKQAKSANVEKKSASKTVSAKSRSTKVAKRDASSSRKVIVLKNGKRQVVASHRAAPVRAAFTPPAKPSLGEAMGLRDTADALALRSSVALVMDQGSNEVLFQKNASAVLPIASITKLMTALVVMDARLPMDEMLTITEEDRDNEKHSSSRLRFGTQLTRQELLLLALMSSENRAASALGRHYPGGLPAFVQAMNRKARELGMNDSHFVDSSGLSSSNVSSAMDLVRMVNAAYRNPTIREFSTQTEHEVNVLGRTQHYVSTNRLVRGGNWEIGLQKTGFISEAGQCLVMQAKVQGRNVVMVFLDSAGKLSRFADANRVKDWLEHSPSQSSPQPHGFPSSPNLTQGPHGAHAILASQQARGI, from the coding sequence ATGTTCCGGTCTGATTCCATTTTTTCCAGATTCTTCGGCTCCACGCCCTTGTCCGCCGTCGCCGCCGCGGTCCTGGTGTCGGTGTCGATGGTCGCGGCGCCCGTGGCCGAAGCGGCCACCAAGTCCGCAAGCACCCAAAAAACGTCTAAAAAGCAGGCTAAATCGGCTAACGTCGAGAAAAAGAGCGCTTCAAAGACTGTCTCGGCAAAGTCTCGCAGCACCAAGGTAGCCAAGCGTGACGCCAGCTCCTCGCGCAAGGTCATCGTGCTGAAGAACGGCAAGCGCCAGGTAGTGGCCTCGCATCGCGCGGCGCCAGTGCGTGCCGCCTTTACGCCGCCCGCCAAGCCCTCGCTGGGCGAAGCCATGGGCCTGCGCGATACCGCCGACGCGCTAGCGCTGCGTTCCAGCGTGGCGCTGGTGATGGACCAGGGCTCCAACGAGGTGCTGTTCCAGAAGAACGCCAGCGCGGTGCTGCCGATCGCCTCGATCACCAAGCTGATGACGGCGCTGGTGGTCATGGACGCGCGTCTGCCAATGGACGAGATGCTGACCATCACCGAGGAAGACCGCGACAACGAGAAGCACAGCAGCTCGCGCCTGCGCTTCGGCACGCAGCTCACGCGCCAGGAACTGCTGCTGCTGGCGCTGATGTCGTCCGAGAACCGCGCCGCGTCGGCGCTGGGTCGCCACTATCCGGGCGGCCTGCCTGCGTTCGTGCAGGCGATGAACCGCAAGGCGCGCGAGCTGGGCATGAACGACAGCCACTTTGTCGATTCCAGCGGGCTGTCGAGCAGCAACGTGTCGAGCGCGATGGACCTGGTGCGCATGGTCAACGCCGCCTACCGCAACCCGACCATCCGCGAGTTCTCGACCCAGACCGAGCATGAAGTCAACGTGCTGGGCCGCACCCAGCACTACGTCAGCACCAACCGCCTGGTGCGCGGCGGCAACTGGGAGATCGGCCTCCAGAAGACCGGCTTTATCTCCGAGGCCGGCCAGTGCCTGGTGATGCAGGCCAAGGTCCAGGGTCGCAACGTGGTGATGGTGTTCCTGGATTCGGCTGGCAAGCTGTCGCGTTTTGCCGATGCCAACCGCGTCAAGGACTGGCTGGAACACTCGCCGTCGCAGTCGTCCCCGCAGCCGCATGGCTTCCCGTCGTCGCCCAACCTGACGCAGGGGCCGCACGGCGCGCATGCGATCCTGGCCTCGCAGCAAGCGCGCGGCATCTGA